Proteins from a genomic interval of Lycium ferocissimum isolate CSIRO_LF1 chromosome 2, AGI_CSIRO_Lferr_CH_V1, whole genome shotgun sequence:
- the LOC132047726 gene encoding uncharacterized protein LOC132047726 produces the protein MFVEKGEYPEGITLNQKKTIRKLANGFFLNKNVLTSTEATPHLLVYGTEEVIPVEVEIPSLRIIQEAELDDAEWIRKRYQQHALIDEKRMIAVCHGQLYQQRMARAFNKHVRTRVFQIGQLVLKRIFPNQEEYKGQFAPNWQGPYMVRKVLSGGVVVLAEMDSQEWSRAINSDSIKRYYV, from the exons ATGTTCGTGGAGAAAGGAGAATATCCTGAAGGAATCACCTTAAATCAGAAGAAGACTATCAGGAAGTTGGCAAATGGTTTCTTTCTCAACAAGAATGTCCT AACTTCAACTGAGGCCACTCCACACCTGTTGGTGTATGGCACTGAAGAAGTAATACCAGTCGAAGTAGAAATCCCTTCACTTCGAATAATACAAGAAGCTGAGTTGGACGATGCAGAATGGATCCGCAAGAGGTATCAGCAACACGCTTTGATAGATGAAAAGCGAATGATTGCTGTTTGTCATGGTCAATTATACCAACAAAGAATGGCGCGAGCTTTTAACAAGCATGtgagaactagggtttttcaaATCGGGCAATTGGTGCTCAAACGAATATTCCctaatcaagaagaatacaaaggacAGTTTGCACCAAACTGGCAAGGCCCCTATATGGTGCGAAAGGTACTATCAGGAGGAGTTGTGGTACTTGCGGAAATGGATAGTCAAGAGTGGTCAAGAGCAATAAATTCAGATTCCATCAAGAGATACTACgtgtga